A genomic window from Fusobacterium perfoetens includes:
- a CDS encoding iron-containing alcohol dehydrogenase → MKFDFNYYNPTKIYFGKTALNNLKKELANYGENILLVYGKNSIKKNGLYDKVMEILKESNKKVVELQGIKSNPTYTQMMEGARLVKENNVDLILAVGGGSVIDCSKGIAVSAYSEEDPWQKYWVDCKRVDNKVVPVGSILTMVGTGSEMNGGSVITNEEKMLKNGRVFPANVYPKFSILNPEYTYTVPKNQMVSGIFDTLSHLMEQYFSGDDNNTTDYVIEGVMNALIDNARVAIENPMDYEARSNIMWCATLGLNTVTGLSKEQDWEVHMIEHQVGAYTDCPHGIGLAIVSVPYYRYIYKYGLDKFVRFAKKVWKIHGKDMSKDEIALAGIEKLSDFIKELGIPTTLREIGATEEMLPLIANSTEIMDSGYKKLTADEILEILKKAY, encoded by the coding sequence ATGAAATTTGATTTTAATTATTATAACCCAACTAAGATTTATTTTGGAAAGACAGCTCTTAATAATTTGAAAAAAGAGTTGGCAAACTATGGAGAAAATATACTTTTAGTTTATGGAAAAAATTCTATTAAGAAAAATGGATTATACGATAAAGTAATGGAGATTTTAAAAGAATCTAATAAAAAAGTGGTGGAACTTCAAGGGATAAAATCAAACCCTACATACACTCAAATGATGGAGGGAGCAAGACTTGTAAAAGAAAATAATGTTGATTTGATATTGGCAGTTGGTGGAGGTTCTGTTATAGATTGTTCTAAGGGAATAGCTGTTTCAGCTTACTCAGAAGAAGATCCTTGGCAAAAATATTGGGTGGACTGTAAAAGAGTGGACAATAAAGTTGTACCAGTGGGAAGTATTCTTACAATGGTAGGAACTGGTTCAGAGATGAATGGAGGTTCTGTAATCACTAACGAAGAAAAAATGCTTAAAAATGGCAGGGTTTTCCCAGCTAACGTTTATCCAAAATTCTCTATACTAAATCCAGAATATACATATACTGTTCCTAAAAATCAAATGGTAAGTGGAATATTTGATACACTTTCACACCTTATGGAGCAATATTTCTCTGGAGATGATAACAACACTACTGATTATGTAATCGAAGGAGTTATGAATGCTTTGATTGATAACGCAAGAGTGGCTATAGAAAATCCAATGGACTACGAAGCAAGAAGTAATATTATGTGGTGTGCTACTTTAGGTCTAAATACTGTAACAGGTCTTTCTAAGGAGCAAGACTGGGAAGTTCATATGATAGAACACCAAGTGGGAGCTTATACAGATTGCCCTCACGGAATAGGTTTAGCTATAGTTTCAGTTCCTTATTATAGATATATTTATAAATATGGTTTAGATAAATTTGTAAGATTTGCTAAAAAAGTATGGAAAATCCACGGAAAAGATATGAGCAAAGATGAGATTGCCCTTGCTGGAATAGAAAAACTTTCTGATTTTATAAAAGAATTGGGAATCCCTACAACTTTAAGAGAGATTGGAGCTACTGAAGAGATGTTGCCATTGATTGCAAATTCTACTGAAATTATGGATAGTGGGTATAAAAAATTAACTGCTGACGAGATTTTGGAAATCTTAAAGAAAGCATATTAA